Proteins co-encoded in one Streptomyces sp. SLBN-31 genomic window:
- a CDS encoding PLP-dependent cysteine synthase family protein: protein MRYDSPIAAVGNTPLVCLPRLSPSEDVRIWAKLEDRNPTGSIKDRPALHMIEQAEKEGRLTPGCTILEPTSGNTGISLAMAAKLKGYRMVCVMPENTSQERRDLLGMWGAEIIPSPAAGGSNTAVRVAKELSAEHPDWVMLYQYGNPDNAGAHYATTGPEILADLPSITHFVAGLGTTGTLMGVGRYLRENKPDVKVVAAEPRYDDLVYGLRNLDEGFVPELYDASVLTTRFSVGSADAVTRTRELLQQEGIFAGVSTGAALHAAIGVGNKALKAGESADIVFVVADGGWKYLSTGVYTAATTEEAIEALQGQLWA, encoded by the coding sequence ATGCGCTACGACTCCCCGATCGCCGCGGTCGGCAACACCCCCCTGGTGTGCCTGCCGCGGCTGTCGCCGTCCGAGGACGTCCGGATCTGGGCCAAGCTGGAGGACCGCAACCCCACCGGCTCGATCAAGGACCGCCCCGCCCTGCACATGATCGAGCAGGCGGAGAAGGAGGGCCGGCTGACTCCGGGCTGCACGATCCTGGAGCCGACCTCCGGCAACACCGGCATCTCCCTCGCCATGGCCGCCAAGCTCAAGGGCTACCGCATGGTGTGCGTGATGCCCGAGAACACCTCGCAGGAGCGCCGGGACCTGCTCGGCATGTGGGGCGCCGAGATCATCCCCTCCCCGGCCGCGGGCGGCTCCAACACCGCCGTACGGGTCGCCAAGGAGCTCTCCGCCGAGCACCCGGACTGGGTGATGCTCTACCAGTACGGCAACCCCGACAACGCCGGCGCGCACTACGCCACGACCGGCCCGGAGATCCTCGCCGACCTGCCCTCCATCACCCACTTCGTGGCCGGCCTCGGCACGACCGGCACCCTGATGGGCGTCGGCCGCTACCTCCGCGAGAACAAGCCGGACGTCAAGGTCGTCGCCGCCGAACCGCGCTACGACGACCTGGTGTACGGCCTGCGCAACCTCGACGAGGGCTTCGTACCCGAGCTGTACGACGCCTCCGTTCTCACCACCCGCTTCTCGGTCGGCTCCGCGGACGCCGTCACCCGCACCCGTGAACTCCTCCAGCAGGAGGGCATCTTCGCGGGCGTCTCCACGGGCGCGGCCCTGCACGCCGCCATCGGCGTCGGCAACAAGGCGCTGAAGGCGGGGGAGTCCGCCGACATCGTGTTCGTCGTGGCCGACGGCGGCTGGAAGTACCTGTCGACGGGCGTCTACACGGCGGCCACGACAGAGGAAGCCATCGAGGCCCTCCAGGGGCAACTCTGGGCGTAG
- a CDS encoding PTS transporter subunit EIIC yields MTTEAEVSPGRARWNRAFQGLQKMGRSLQLPIAVLPAAGILNRLGQPDVFGADGLGWDNVSKVMAGAGGALLDGSLGLPLLFCVGVAIGMAKKADGSTALAAVAGFLVYHNVLLQFPKDCPPGSKALPGIGCQATVDNSVAGFTYQNPGVFGGIVMGLVTAFFWQRYHRTKLVDWLGFFNGRRLVPIIMAFVAIAFAALSLWVWPPIGDGLESFSNWLKDLGSWGAGVFGVANRALLVVGLHQFLNVPIWFQFGSYTKPDGTVVHGDINMFLAGDPNAGQFTSGFFPIMMFALPAAALAITHCARPERRKEVGGLMLSVALTSFVTGITEPIEYSFLFIAPVLYAIHALLTGVSMAVTWGLGVHDGFSFSAGLIDYIINWNLATRPWAIVPIGLGFAVVYYAIFRFAITKFDLRTPGREPEEEREDVTKA; encoded by the coding sequence ATGACCACGGAAGCCGAGGTGAGCCCGGGCCGCGCCCGCTGGAACAGAGCGTTTCAGGGGCTGCAGAAGATGGGTCGCAGTCTGCAGCTGCCGATCGCCGTGCTGCCGGCCGCCGGCATCCTCAACCGCCTTGGCCAGCCGGACGTGTTCGGGGCGGACGGGCTGGGTTGGGACAACGTCTCGAAGGTGATGGCGGGTGCGGGCGGGGCGCTGCTCGACGGCTCGCTGGGTCTTCCGCTGTTGTTCTGTGTGGGTGTCGCGATCGGCATGGCGAAGAAGGCGGACGGTTCGACGGCGCTCGCGGCGGTCGCCGGGTTCCTCGTCTACCACAACGTGCTGCTGCAGTTCCCGAAGGACTGCCCGCCCGGTTCGAAGGCCCTGCCCGGTATCGGCTGCCAGGCGACGGTCGACAACTCCGTGGCGGGGTTCACGTACCAGAACCCGGGGGTCTTCGGCGGCATCGTGATGGGGCTGGTGACGGCGTTCTTCTGGCAGCGCTATCACCGCACGAAGCTGGTGGACTGGCTGGGCTTCTTCAACGGCCGGCGGCTGGTGCCGATCATCATGGCGTTCGTGGCGATCGCGTTCGCGGCGCTGAGTCTGTGGGTGTGGCCACCGATCGGCGACGGTCTGGAGAGTTTCTCCAACTGGCTGAAGGACCTGGGCTCCTGGGGTGCGGGCGTGTTCGGGGTGGCCAACCGGGCGCTGCTGGTGGTGGGGCTGCACCAGTTCCTGAACGTGCCCATCTGGTTCCAGTTCGGCAGTTACACCAAGCCGGACGGCACGGTGGTGCACGGTGACATCAACATGTTCCTGGCGGGCGATCCGAACGCGGGCCAGTTCACGTCCGGGTTCTTCCCGATCATGATGTTCGCGCTGCCGGCCGCCGCGTTGGCGATCACGCACTGCGCCCGTCCGGAACGGCGCAAGGAGGTCGGCGGCCTGATGCTGTCGGTCGCCCTGACGTCGTTCGTCACCGGGATCACCGAGCCGATCGAGTACTCGTTCCTGTTCATCGCGCCCGTGCTGTACGCGATCCACGCGCTGTTGACGGGTGTGTCGATGGCGGTGACGTGGGGGCTCGGGGTGCACGACGGGTTCAGCTTCTCGGCCGGGCTGATCGACTACATCATCAACTGGAACCTGGCGACGAGACCTTGGGCGATCGTCCCGATCGGGCTCGGGTTCGCCGTCGTCTACTACGCGATCTTCCGTTTCGCGATCACGAAGTTCGACCTCAGGACTCCGGGCAGGGAGCCGGAGGAGGAGCGCGAGGACGTCACCAAGGCGTAG
- a CDS encoding MoaD/ThiS family protein, giving the protein MAIEVRIPTILRTYTDGQKAVEGTGDTLAELFADLETRHAGIQARIVDGGELRRFVNVYLNDEDVRFLDGINTKLGDGDNVTILPAVAGGMA; this is encoded by the coding sequence ATGGCCATCGAGGTCCGCATCCCCACCATCCTCCGCACCTACACCGACGGTCAGAAGGCGGTGGAGGGCACCGGGGACACTCTCGCCGAGCTCTTCGCCGACCTCGAGACCCGGCATGCGGGCATCCAGGCCCGCATCGTGGATGGCGGCGAGCTGCGCCGGTTCGTGAACGTCTACCTGAACGACGAGGACGTCCGCTTCCTCGACGGCATCAACACCAAGCTCGGCGACGGCGACAACGTCACGATCCTGCCGGCCGTGGCCGGCGGTATGGCCTGA
- a CDS encoding PTS transporter subunit EIIC, whose protein sequence is MSTATAPTAAPTKKWGSGLFQGLQKIGRSLQLPIAVLPAAGILLRFGQQDIHDKLHLPDKVTAVFATAGGAIFDNLPLLFCIGVAIGFAKKSDGSTALAALVGFLVYSNVLKAFPVTEAKVLKGADIAATYNNPGVLGGIIMGLLSAVLWQRFHRTKLVDWLGFFNGRRLVPIIMAFVGLVMGVFFGLVWKPIGEGISNLGEQITGLGAFGAGLFGLINRGLIPIGMHQFVNSVAWFQIGDFKNAAGTVVHGDLTRFFAGDPTAGQFMSGFFPIMMFGLPAAAIAIAHSARPERRKAVMGMMISLALTSFMTGVTEPIEFSFMFIAPVLYGIHAVLTALSMAITWALGVHAGFTFSAGAIDYGLNWNLATKPWLIIPIGLVFGAIYYVVFRFAITKFNLPTPGREPEEEVEDLTKA, encoded by the coding sequence ATGAGCACCGCCACCGCGCCCACGGCGGCCCCCACGAAGAAGTGGGGATCAGGCCTGTTCCAGGGCCTGCAGAAGATTGGTCGCAGTCTGCAGCTCCCGATCGCCGTACTGCCGGCGGCCGGCATCCTGCTGCGCTTCGGCCAGCAGGACATCCACGACAAGCTGCACCTGCCCGACAAGGTCACGGCGGTCTTCGCAACGGCGGGTGGCGCGATCTTCGACAACCTGCCGCTGCTGTTCTGCATCGGTGTGGCGATCGGCTTCGCGAAGAAGTCCGACGGCTCGACGGCCCTCGCGGCGCTCGTCGGCTTCCTGGTCTACAGCAACGTCCTCAAGGCGTTCCCGGTCACCGAGGCGAAGGTCCTCAAGGGCGCGGACATAGCCGCGACCTACAACAACCCCGGTGTGCTCGGCGGCATCATCATGGGCCTGCTGTCCGCCGTGCTCTGGCAGCGCTTCCACCGCACCAAGCTGGTGGACTGGCTCGGCTTCTTCAACGGCCGCCGGCTGGTGCCGATCATCATGGCCTTCGTCGGTCTGGTCATGGGTGTCTTCTTCGGCCTGGTCTGGAAGCCGATCGGTGAGGGCATCTCCAACCTGGGCGAGCAGATCACGGGCCTGGGGGCCTTCGGTGCCGGTCTGTTCGGTCTGATCAACCGCGGTCTGATCCCGATCGGCATGCACCAGTTCGTCAACTCCGTGGCCTGGTTCCAGATCGGTGACTTCAAGAACGCCGCCGGCACCGTCGTGCACGGCGACCTGACCCGCTTCTTCGCCGGTGACCCGACCGCCGGTCAGTTCATGTCCGGCTTCTTCCCGATCATGATGTTCGGTCTGCCGGCCGCCGCGATCGCCATCGCGCACTCCGCCCGCCCCGAGCGCCGCAAGGCCGTGATGGGCATGATGATCTCGCTGGCGCTGACCTCCTTCATGACCGGTGTGACCGAGCCGATCGAGTTCTCGTTCATGTTCATCGCCCCGGTGCTCTACGGCATCCACGCGGTGCTCACCGCCCTGTCCATGGCCATCACCTGGGCCCTGGGCGTGCACGCGGGCTTCACCTTCTCCGCGGGCGCCATCGACTACGGCCTCAACTGGAACCTCGCCACCAAGCCCTGGCTGATCATCCCGATCGGTCTCGTCTTCGGCGCGATCTACTACGTCGTCTTCCGCTTCGCCATCACGAAGTTCAACCTCCCCACCCCGGGCCGCGAGCCCGAGGAGGAGGTCGAGGACCTCACCAAGGCGTGA
- the rph gene encoding ribonuclease PH — MSRIDGRTPEQLRPITIERGWSKHAEGSVLVSFGDTKVFCTASVTEGVPRWRKGSGEGWVTAEYAMLPRATNTRGDRESVRGKIGGRTHEISRLIGRSLRAVIDYKALGENTIVLDCDVLQADGGTRTAAITGAYVALADAVAWAQRKKLIKAGRQPLTGTVSAVSVGIVGGVPLLDLRYEEDVRADTDMNVVCTGDGRFVEVQGTAEAEPFARDELNALLDLAVTGCTELAALQRKALDTVLEK; from the coding sequence ATGTCACGAATCGACGGCCGCACCCCCGAACAGCTCCGCCCCATCACCATCGAACGCGGCTGGAGCAAGCACGCCGAGGGCTCCGTCCTCGTCTCCTTCGGCGACACCAAGGTCTTCTGCACCGCCTCCGTCACCGAAGGCGTCCCCCGCTGGCGCAAGGGCAGCGGCGAGGGCTGGGTCACCGCGGAGTACGCCATGCTGCCCCGCGCCACCAACACCCGCGGCGACCGCGAGTCCGTCCGCGGCAAGATCGGCGGCCGCACCCACGAGATCTCCCGGCTCATCGGCCGCTCCCTGCGCGCCGTCATCGACTACAAGGCGCTCGGCGAGAACACCATCGTCCTCGACTGCGACGTCCTCCAGGCCGACGGCGGCACCCGCACCGCCGCCATCACCGGCGCCTACGTCGCCCTCGCCGACGCCGTCGCCTGGGCCCAGCGCAAGAAGCTGATCAAGGCCGGCCGCCAGCCGCTGACCGGCACGGTCTCCGCCGTCTCCGTCGGCATCGTCGGCGGCGTCCCCCTCCTCGACCTCCGCTACGAGGAGGACGTACGGGCCGACACCGACATGAACGTCGTCTGCACCGGCGACGGCCGCTTCGTCGAGGTCCAGGGCACCGCCGAGGCCGAGCCCTTCGCCCGCGACGAACTCAACGCCCTCCTCGACCTGGCCGTCACCGGCTGCACCGAACTCGCCGCCCTGCAGCGCAAGGCACTTGATACGGTCCTCGAAAAGTAA
- a CDS encoding Mov34/MPN/PAD-1 family protein: MLTITQALVDQIVAHARKDHPDEACGVIAGPAGSDRPERFIPMLNAAMSPTFYEFDSGDLLKLYREMDDRDEEPVVIYHSHTATEARPSRTDISYANEPGAHYVLVSTADTDGLGEFQFRSFRIVDGEVTEEEVAVVEAY, from the coding sequence ATGCTGACCATCACCCAGGCCCTCGTCGACCAGATCGTCGCCCACGCGCGCAAGGACCACCCCGACGAGGCGTGCGGCGTCATCGCCGGGCCGGCCGGTTCGGACCGCCCCGAGCGCTTCATCCCCATGCTCAACGCGGCCATGTCGCCGACCTTCTACGAGTTCGACTCCGGCGACCTGCTCAAGCTCTACCGCGAGATGGACGACCGCGACGAGGAGCCGGTGGTCATCTACCACTCCCACACGGCCACCGAGGCCCGCCCCTCCCGCACCGACATCTCCTACGCGAACGAGCCCGGCGCCCACTACGTCCTGGTCTCCACCGCCGACACCGACGGCCTCGGCGAGTTCCAGTTCCGCTCGTTCCGGATCGTGGACGGCGAGGTGACCGAGGAGGAGGTCGCCGTCGTCGAGGCATACTGA
- a CDS encoding putative leader peptide, protein MVSNDVSEKTPGTLLVARLHVDLCRLNSALCPS, encoded by the coding sequence ATGGTTTCCAACGACGTGAGCGAAAAGACGCCGGGCACCCTGCTCGTGGCGCGGCTGCACGTCGACCTGTGCAGGCTGAACAGCGCCCTCTGTCCGAGCTGA
- a CDS encoding glucose PTS transporter subunit EIIB produces the protein MASKAEKIVAGLGGIDNIEEVEGCITRLRTEVVDAAKVDDAALKAAGAHGVVKMGTAIQVVIGTDADPIAAEIEDMM, from the coding sequence ATGGCCAGCAAGGCAGAGAAGATCGTCGCCGGGCTCGGCGGCATCGACAACATCGAAGAGGTCGAGGGCTGCATCACCCGCCTGCGCACCGAGGTCGTCGACGCGGCCAAGGTCGACGACGCCGCCCTCAAGGCCGCCGGCGCGCACGGGGTCGTCAAGATGGGCACCGCCATCCAGGTCGTCATCGGCACCGACGCCGACCCGATCGCCGCGGAGATCGAAGACATGATGTGA
- a CDS encoding type II toxin-antitoxin system PemK/MazF family toxin, with protein MDTSWWLALAAVVLLALVATLVDGWGRGRRPGGRRTRPPGRPGERGRQRPRPAEIWWADVPIEDGPGGKDRPCLVLVVHGERATVAKITSKYHGERPGVIPLPPGAVGDRQGRASFLETDELREVPVWHFRRRAGVVDPVLWDQVRHLAT; from the coding sequence ATGGACACGTCCTGGTGGCTTGCGCTCGCGGCCGTGGTACTGCTGGCGCTGGTCGCCACGCTCGTCGACGGGTGGGGGCGCGGGAGGCGGCCCGGGGGGCGGCGGACGCGGCCGCCGGGGCGGCCGGGCGAGCGGGGACGGCAACGGCCCAGGCCCGCCGAGATCTGGTGGGCCGACGTCCCCATCGAGGACGGGCCCGGCGGAAAGGACCGGCCCTGCCTGGTGCTCGTGGTGCACGGGGAGCGGGCGACGGTCGCGAAGATCACCAGCAAGTACCACGGCGAGCGGCCCGGGGTGATCCCGCTGCCGCCGGGAGCGGTGGGCGACCGTCAGGGCCGGGCGAGCTTTTTGGAGACGGACGAGTTGCGCGAGGTGCCGGTGTGGCATTTCCGGCGGCGGGCCGGTGTGGTGGACCCGGTCCTGTGGGACCAGGTCCGTCACCTGGCGACGTGA
- a CDS encoding MBL fold metallo-hydrolase codes for MKLTVVGCSGSFPSAESACSSYLVEADGFRLLLDMGNGALGELQRHCGLYDLDAIFLSHLHADHCIDMCAYFVARYYRHDGGRCDPIPVYGPEGTEHRLTTAYADTPTASSMSEVFDFHTVKPSTFEIGPFTVHTERVAHPVEAYGIRIEHGGRSLTYSGDTGVTSVLDELARDTDLFLCEAAFTHGKENIPDLHLNGREAGESAARAGARRLVLTHIPPWTDPQINLADARAAYAGPVELATPRVTYEI; via the coding sequence ATGAAGCTCACCGTCGTCGGCTGCTCGGGGTCGTTCCCGTCCGCGGAATCGGCCTGCTCGAGCTACCTCGTCGAGGCCGACGGCTTCCGGCTGCTCCTCGACATGGGCAACGGCGCCCTCGGCGAGCTGCAGCGCCACTGCGGTCTCTACGACCTCGACGCGATCTTCCTCAGCCATCTGCACGCCGACCACTGCATCGACATGTGCGCGTACTTCGTCGCGCGCTACTACCGCCACGACGGCGGCCGCTGCGACCCGATCCCCGTCTACGGCCCCGAAGGCACCGAACACCGCCTGACCACCGCCTACGCGGACACCCCCACCGCCTCCTCGATGAGCGAGGTCTTCGACTTCCACACCGTCAAGCCGTCCACGTTCGAGATCGGCCCGTTCACGGTGCACACGGAACGCGTGGCCCATCCGGTGGAGGCGTACGGCATCCGGATCGAGCACGGCGGCAGGTCCCTGACGTACTCCGGTGACACGGGCGTGACCTCCGTGCTGGACGAACTCGCCCGCGACACCGACCTGTTCCTCTGCGAGGCGGCCTTCACGCACGGCAAGGAGAACATCCCCGACCTGCACCTCAACGGCCGCGAGGCGGGGGAGTCGGCGGCCCGGGCGGGCGCCCGGCGCCTGGTCCTCACCCACATCCCGCCGTGGACCGACCCGCAGATCAACCTGGCCGACGCGCGTGCCGCGTACGCGGGCCCGGTGGAGCTGGCGACGCCGAGGGTGACGTACGAGATCTGA